One Brassica oleracea var. oleracea cultivar TO1000 chromosome C7, BOL, whole genome shotgun sequence genomic window carries:
- the LOC106303162 gene encoding uncharacterized protein LOC106303162 → MANTNQPVRACVIKVDLKCCSSCLNRVKTKLQSLPGVTAAEYNVKKRLMTVTGDVDPMTLVYKLTKPNRKTELVSDEDEDEDDTSSSDDTTSNPDPRAMERAPQVNTRPTIKKKEGMVRKYLLLGCLRSKPKVVQPLPLAKRMFGSTRFGNGGSDHGGGGGYGNGLVNARRPPPPFDGPMNLQQQYHMMMQPRLLPPQFQMNGAPPMHMIQQQSGPPQNIPYHWQIDPQYKAMFPQPQPQPLKPDPKMLVNNGIHYSNK, encoded by the exons ATGGCCAACACAAACCAACCCGTCCGG GCTTGCGTAATAAAAGTCGATTTAAAGTGTTGTTCCAGTTGCCTAAACAGAGTAAAGACAAAGCTACAGAGTCTCCCCG GTGTGACCGCAGCGGAGTATAACGTAAAAAAACGGCTCATGACAGTCACAGGCGATGTCGATCCTATGACTCTCGTTTATAAACTTACAAAACCGAACAGAAAAACAGAGCTTGTGTCT GATGAAGATGAAGACGAAGATGACACTTCTTCTTCTGATGACACTACTTCAAATCCTGATCCTAGAGCCATGGAACGTGCACCCCAAGTAAATACGAGGCCCACTATAAAGAAGAAGGAAGGGATGGTAAGAAAGTATCTTTTGTTAGGGTGTTTACGCAGCAAACCAAAGGTTGTTCAGCCTCTCCCATTGGCAAAGCGAATGTTCGGCTCAACAAGGTTTGGGAATGGTGGTTCTGATCATGGCGGCGGCGGCGGCTATGGCAATGGTTTAGTCAATGCTAGGCGACCTCCACCTCCGTTTGATGGACCAATGAATCTACAACAACAATATCATATGATGATGCAACCACGACTACTTCCACCACAATTTCAGATGAATGGAGCACCGCCAATGCATATGATCCAGCAGCAGTCAGGTCCACCACAAAATATACCATATCATTGGCAAATAGATCCACAATACAAAGCTATGTTTCCACAGCCACAGCCACAGCCACTGAAACCTGATCCGAAAATGTTGGTCAACAATGGTATACATTATTCCAACAAGTGA